Proteins encoded together in one Impatiens glandulifera chromosome 1, dImpGla2.1, whole genome shotgun sequence window:
- the LOC124938144 gene encoding serine decarboxylase-like gives MAINKAEPFEHGNSCGKENSVLQRNVHASRLAITEPNMDHKEVIKACMASTLNRYTETLANRALYHIGYPANLDFDYGALAHLQAFSLNNIGDPFIEGNYRMHSREFEVAVLDWFANLWEIQNTDYWGYVTNGGTEGNLHGILVGRELLPDGILYTSRDSHYSVFKATRMYKMECVKVDTLFTGEMDYEDFRAKLLLNKDKPAIVNVNIGTTMKGAIDNVDTIIHILEECGFSEDRFYIHCDGALFGIMIPFVKHSLQVSFKNPIGSITISGHKFVGCPAPCGVYITRKQYIRTISTNIEFLCSLDTTIMGSRNGHAPIFLWYALNMNGHMGFQKQVEQCLTNARYLKDRLKEEGISVMLNELSSTVVFERPLEDDFVNRWQLACQGSMAHVVVMPSVTIEKLKEFLDELLKKRTDWYKDGGVQPSCLADDIGGANCLCPLHK, from the exons ATGGCGATCAACAAAGCTGAACCCTTTGAACATGGCAATTCATGTGGTAAGGAGAATAGTGTGCTTCAGAGGAATGTGCATGCATCGCGTCTCGCAATCACTGAGCCGAATATGGACCACAAGGAGGTTATAAAAGCTTGCATGGCCAGTACCTTAAACAGATATACAGAAACTCTGGCTAATAGAGCTCTATATCACATAG GTTATCCAGCCAATCTGGACTTTGATTATGGAGCTCTAGCACATTTGCAAGCTTTTTCCCTAAACAACATTGGGGATCCATTCATTGAAGGAAACTATAGAATGCATTCGCGAGAGTTTGAAGTTGCCGTTTTGGATTGGTTTGCCAATCTATGGGAAATTCAGAACACTGATTATTGGGGATATGTTACAAACGGTGGCACAGAAGGAAATCTTCATGGCATTCTAGTTGG GAGAGAACTTCTTCCAGATGGGATACTATACACATCAAGAGATTCACATTATTCTGTCTTCAAAGCAACCAGAATGTATAAAATGGAGTGTGTCAAGGTTGATACTTTATTCACGGGTGAAATGGATTATGAGGATTTCAGAGCCAAGTTGCTTCTTAATAAGGATAAGCCGGCCATCGTCAATGTCAATATAG GAACAACTATGAAAGGGGCGATTGATAATGTTGACactattatacatattttagaAGAATGTGGATTTTCAGAGGATAGATTCTATATCCATTGTGACGGAGCTTTATTTGGAATTATGATTCCTTTTGTTAAGCAC tCCCTTCAAGTTTCTTTCAAGAATCCAATAGGAAGTATCACTATTTCTGGACACAAGTTTGTGGGATGTCCAGCGCCTTGTGGAGTTTATATAACAAGGAAGCAATACATTCGTACTATCTCAACAAATATTGAGTTTTTGTGCTCTCTAGACACCACAATAATGGGAAGTAGGAACGGTCATGCTCCAATCTTCTTGTGGTACGCCTTAAACATGAATGGTCATATGGGATTTCAAAAACAAGTTGAACAGTGCCTTACAAATGCTCGTTACTTGAAAGACCGGCTTAAGGAAGAAGGGATAAGTGTCATGCTCAATGAATTGAGCAGCACCGTGGTGTTTGAACGACCTCTGGAAGATGACTTTGTCAATCGATGGCAACTCGCTTGTCAGGGAAGCATGGCGCATGTTGTTGTCATGCCCAGTGTCACTATTGAAAAGCTTAAAGAATTCTTGGATGAGTTGTTAAAGAAACGAACAGACTGGTACAAAGATGGAGGAGTTCAGCCTTCTTGTCTTGCAGATGACATAGGGGGAGCCAATTGTCTTTGTCCTCTTCACAAGTAG